The DNA segment TTTCTGAGTTACAGATGTGCAAAGCGGTGGAAGATACTGCAGTTGTACTGGTGCAACTGTGAACAAGTTTTGACCTGGCAAGCCTGAAAGCATCTGCCAGGTTAGGTCATTAAGAGCTGCGTCTTTCTTGCACATTAGTTGTCATTTAAATACCTGTTGAAAAAAGCCTGGATCCGTGGCCAAGAATGAGCCTGAGCTTTAGAATAAGCCCTGAGCTCCCCACCCAGGACTGCCCGCTTGTGAAAAATGGGATGGCTTCCTATGGAgtacaaagggaaaaagggagggTCAAAGCAGTGCCCTGTTCCAGGGTAGGAGAGAATCTGAaaattttccttcccttgagCCTGCAAAAGCTTGCAGGCTTCAGTAGCGTAATACTCACTTTTAACAACATGGTCATCTTGCCCAACAATGAACAGTAactgtgcctcagttttctCTAGTGGGATCAGGCTTTGGTTGCCAGGGGCTTGGAAGGCATCAGCAGGGATGTCGGAATAATCAAGAAGATTGGAGTCAATGATTTTGACCTGTTGTTCATCGATGGGCAAAGCGGGGATGGTTTTATCCTTGTAACAGAGAGGGTAAATTGTAACGGCCACAGGGCCGTTGAGGGAAACAACGGCCGTGATGTTCTTCAGGAAGGCGGCCATGGTGAGACACAGATCAGCACCTTTGGAGCAACCGAGCAGGCCAACCCCTGGTCCCTTCACCTGGAGGACAGGAGGAAATCCCCATCAGTACTGAGCTGAGAAACACGACAGCTGGTTCCTGGAGAGGGATACTGCGTAGCGCCGGGAGTTTGCAAAACACTATGGAGAAGGCAATGGCAATGATCGGTTTTTCTTCTGGACAAGTGCCAAGCACCTCCTACGCACAAATTTCTTCCACTCCCATGAAAAACGTTCCCTAGTGCTATGACAACAGCCAAGACACAGCAAACACACTGACAGCATTTGAGCACCAGTTGCAGGAGAAAAGTAAAACTATTCAGAGCTAGCGTGGAAAAGTTTTGGTAGTGGGGAGCTATAAggatggcttctgtgagaagagggcaggggctgtgggcagcaggcaAGGGGTCAATGGTCAGGACCACCATTGGGGATGAGTGATGTGGAAATGCTAGACAAGAGAAACCTTGTCTGCTATGACCACAGCCGTGCTCAGCAACGAAAGATGGGAGcaatctgctgctgctcctgtgaTCCACTCAACTGCATCATGATTGTATTTAAGTCGTATGTCCTGGCTCctgtgcctgggcagcctgtcatGGagagctgcctcctcctcctcttgcgCTGGCAGGGGTAGGACTGCCGgctcccttcccctctctccctgccccatgtGGCTGTTGTGAAGCCAGTAGTCCTTGTATGCTTCAAAAAGATGCTGTAAAAGCCCCAGAGGGGCTGATTATGACAGCAAATAAAGCCCTGCTTTCTCATAGCTCTCCTGTCCTGCACAGCTCCTCTTGGAAAAAATGGTGGATCTGCTCCCTGTAgctacatttttgtttctgcactGCTTGGAGACATGTGAGGGAACCCTTACATGGTCCCGTTTTGTAATACCAAGTAGTCAGAGGCACTGGGTAGACTCCCCAGAGATTTTCCTTGTccaagaaaattgctttttctctccctctgtaaGTGTCATGTGCTTTCTTATCTGGGCTTTATATGTGCAGTCTGGCATCCATACTCCCTCATATGAAATCATAAAGTGATTTCACCTCATGTGGTCCAAAGAAAAATGCCCTGCTCCCATGAAAGCTCAGCTAATTAATTCAAGGAATTCTGATCccattttttctccattattcCAAAGCAAAAAGGATACTGCGTTCTTCTGAAAGAAGATTGTACTGAATATAAATCAGACAGAGGAGCTTGCAGGATGACCAAGGCATTGTGGTTAAAAAGAAGGTGGCTCCAGTCAGAGCACGTATTTCTGAGGGGGAGACAAACCCAAGGCACAGAAGACAAAGACCTCATCCATCTGCCATGGGGGCAGTTTCCAAATGGCATGTGCAAACACAGGGCAGGTTCTTGGGAGCAATCTGCCTTCAGGCCTGTTGGTTATTATCTTTGCAGGAATGGACCCAGGGGAAGGTACAGGTGCAGCCCCATACCCAGACTTCTCTCCCAAGCTCGGCAAAGCCGCAGGCCTCCTTTGGAAAGGGTTGCCCCTTTCCCCGAATTCATGTATGTAGGGAATTAACAACAACAGTTTGGGTGCTCAAAAAAGTATACTGGAGATCACCTATGTGTGGTGAATAGGATGAATCCAGACACTAGGAGATCTAAGTACTAGTACTCAGCTGTAGGAGTACCAAGGGTACACCCAGGTTTCTGACAGACAGACTGGTCAAGGACTGAGTCTGATGCATCAGCTGTGCCTTTCCTTCTGGCAGCCATCCTCAGACCATTGATCAGATTGTTGTGTAGGGTTATCATGAGGGGTGAGGTCCAAGATGTGATGACAGGAAAACTGCGCAGAGGAAGTGCCCTGTGGCAGATAATGTATGATCGCTTAGAGGAGCAGAACTGTTTTACCCATAGATAGACTATAATACAAGTGTATTCTTGCACTTTTCCCATTTCCTCCCAGTAAAGGAATATCAACAGTAAACTCTGAGAATAGTTATAGCTAGCCTTTGGATGAGGAGGTTTAAGCTGAAATTCCAGGAATTTCCTGTTGTGGGCATGGCAGCTTCACAGTTCCACTCACATTCTGCAAATCTCTTCACCACCATGAGGTCATTTTGGAAGCCCATTTCTGACTGAACTGCTTTAGGTCGCATGGAAATGCCATCTCTAGAGCAGGGAAACGGGAAACAAAGGGCAGCTGTGGGAGTGATGAAAGCctcctctgttttcctgttgaaTATATCCCAGGGAGATCTTCTATATGTAAGAAGTATAGAGAAGATTGCGATGCCAGTTGTCTGAACACATTTTCCTCTCCAGTACCAGATCACCAGTGATAAAGTGTGACATCAGAACATTTAACGAGGGCTCTCACAAGCATACACATTATCAATAGGCTCAAGGCTATCACAGCTTGTGCACGTGCTGTGATGGAGCAACATGGGCTGGTCATCAACCCTCTGGAGCTTCTACTTCTTGAGAGGCCACAGGAGGAACACTGCCAGCTCTTCCTTACAGGAAGAGGAGCCCACAGGCACTCCCACCCAGTGCCTGTGATTGTACTACCTGTATGGCCTTGCCTATATCAAACCGTGCAGCAAGATGTTTCATGTGAACATTGTTTATGTTTGACAGTAGACATGATAAATAGAGCTGTTTCCTTATATAAATATCTTACAATACCTTGAAAGACCAAAAGGTAAGATTGTCTGCTATGGACCATATCTGCATGGTGTGATGTATGTGGGTTGGATTCCTGTTACATGCTACACTGCTCAGGATTCCCAGCATCTAAAGGCATGTAAGATTACctgtgtgtggtgggttgaccttggctggatgccaggtgcccaccaagctgctctctctcgcccctcctcagcagaacagggagggagaaaataagatggaaaaaaccccaaacttgtGAGTCtagataaagacagtttaatgaagcaacagcaaaatttgTGTGCaccaaagcaaaggaaaaacaaaagatgttattctccacttcccatcagctggCAACGTTcggccacttcccaggaagcagggcttctgtgtgtgtatagCAGTTGATCCACAAGACAAATATAAGTAACAAatgcttcctcctcctttccattGGCTTTTGTATCTGAGCAGACgtcgtatggtatggaatatcccttgggtcagtttgggtcagctgtcctggctctgtcccctcccaagaccctgcccacccccagcctgctggtgatgGGGGGATGTTGGAGAgccagccttggtgctgtgcgagcgctgctcagcagcagccaaacacCGGTGTGTTAGCAGCACCCTTCTGGCTACcagtacaagcacagcactgggagggctgctgtggggctcagccagagcCAATACACTATACTATTCTCTTCTTAGACTGTTAGCTCTAATACATAGCATTTTTAATGATTCCTTACAGAATGTGAGTGCCTTTCTTACCAAGACCATAATGTATCAGCACCTCCTAGTGCAGAACATTTGGTGCAGTCAGCAGGTCTCAGTAAGAAATGCCTTTCTGgagaaagaacaagagaaacTCTGTGCCTGGCTGGCCCCACACAAATCCAAGAGCAGTATTTGCAAGGTGTTTAGCCCAGGCAGTTTCCCCAGTAGATTTAGAAACTAAGGAGGAATTATCAGAATGCCCCAGACCAGCTTAAGTATTATGCTGTCTTAGAAAAGAGGggccagggaaaggaaaagctaagAATTTGTGCTGTCTTTTGTTACTAATATGATTAACATGCTTGAAACGACGTGGCAGTGCTTACAGCCAGCGCAGAAGGAGCTGCGTGAGCTACTGATGCAGCAAGCTGTGGTGCAGGTGCCTGCCATACAGCTGCCCTTTATGCAGCCAAATGCATTGCAAGTGCTTGTGGCACAGGCAGCTGTGGTGCAGGTGCCACTTCTTGCAAGGTGGGCACATGGAACAGCCCAGGAAGCACACCACTGAAGCACGAGCTATTTGCCAGCGGCATGAAAGGCGGGATGAGGACCATTGATCCTCTGGTGAGGATAAGCAGAGAGAGGGGTCAGAGGATGTATGTGGCAATAGCATTTCTGTCCAGCCACTATTGATTCACAAAacaaagcccccccccccccctcccccgccccagGTGCACCTCAGCACGCTCTTGTGATGTGCAGTTTTACACAGCCCAAGATTTATCAAAAGCATACAGGCAGAAGCGGAAAAGGAAGGCTGGTGCACTGGCTGGTGCAAGTATGGGGCTTTGGAGGATATAGTGTGCACTTGAATCCTAAACAATTTAAGAGTGTGTGTTGGTACCATCTTGCAAAACCCTGATGACCCAGCAGCTCAGAGGAGCACAGGATAACACAGCCCGCTCCTTGTGGGTATGGCTTCAGGAGGCTTTAAAGACAGAATATTTGTCACCTGCTGACTGCAATGATAAAACAGTATTGCACAAAAGTGTATCTGATGCTTGTCAGTATTTACGGGAACTGCCCACACAGCCAGGCATGTATTCATGTAACTTGTTAGGTCCCAATACGAAACTTTTTGCACCCAGCCTGAAAACTCCCATATTAAGAGTGCCCCATTTGCCTTGAAAGGACCAGCAATTTCCTTGCTAGGGGCTTCTGTGGTAAGACTAGTGGGGAACGTTATTCTATCACTAAGACAGCTTGAAAttagcagaatgaaaaagagGAGACAGAGCATTTCAAATGCAGTAGCTCATGTTCACATGAGAAAATCTTGCAGCACTGTTCAGTAAAGGCAGAGCCACGCATGTGGCATAATCGCTGGCACTGAGTGGGAGCTGCATGTGGGCTCCACTTCTAGGAAGAGTTGGCCAAGCTTTTCACGTGGCCCAGGGATCTTTGCAACAGAGCACAGACCTGAGGGCCACACTGCATGTACAGTGTGCCACAGCACAGGCACACAGAATGGTGACCATCAGCGGATTTGCCTGCAAGTAATGAGAGTACTTCTTGTAGTAGGGTAGGCTGCTTTAAAACACTATAAACACAttacaaactgcaaaaaaagTTCACTAACTTCCTGAAGTTACTTAGCGTGTAGTAATATGGttggtgaaaggaaaaaataacaaattatgCACTTCCCTTCTCTAGCCACTCAGCCATGCAGTATTGCTTCTAGAGTGACACCTGTTGTAATCAGAACATTTGATTTCTCCACCCATGCCGAAGTGCTTCTGCCCCTAGAAGACGCAGTGTGATCCAGACTGCTGATTCACACCTGACAGGTGTAAGGTGAGAATAAGACAGAACACTTCCTAGAACAAatgtatgtttattttgttaaaaaataaaagttacacTTGCACCAGAGGTTTCTTTGTAGTCAGAATGCCCTTCTCAAACAGGAGCGTGGCTAGAGAAATCTTGTCCTCCAAGGTTTCACATGGAAGGGTATCCACGCTGACATGGTTTGGATAGGAAGACAGGAGAAATTCAATACTATCTGTATACTCTGGATCTAGCTCGAGGAACTTTGGTTCTTCCTTGTGATACACTCTTGAGTTTTCTGTCGTATAATATAGCATCACACCTGCTTCTTCATTACACAATCTAATGATGCCATGGCGGAGGAGACGTACTTCTGTATCTTTTGTTATAAGTATATCAACATTGCAGGGGCCTCCATCTTGCCACCGGGCTGGGAAGCCGTACACACTCTGCACCTTTTCACTTTGCGTAAGCACCGGCGGGAGAGAGTCATGAAGAAATGACTTGGCTCTCTGATCCACAGCTGCATCAATGGGTGCATAGTCCACGAGTTTCTTTATCAGGCTCTGCACCTTCTCCATAAAGGCAGTTCGGCGAGCGTCAGCTACATCTGAGTTGGCAACCCCCATGTAGCCCAGGTAGTCCATGGGAAGCCCTTGCCGGTACTCCACGTCCTCTTCCAGAGccatctgcagagcagctgggaggagcTTCTCCAGGAGGTCCCCCCAGGTGTTCCTCTGGTAGGAGGACACAGTGATGTGGAGCGAGTGTGCATCAGGGAGACAGTCACCCTGGTGGATAAAGCCACGAGGGAAGTACAGCATGtccccagcctccagcacagTCTCCAGCACGGGCTTGCCGAGCTCAGCCTGCGTCAAGTTTGTGCTGGAGAAGCGAGGCAGCACCTCGGCATCTTTCCGGGGGCTGTAGACACGCCAGTGcttcttcccctccagctgcagcacaaaggCCTCGATGTCATCGTAGTGGGGTGCAAAGCCCTGTGTCCCCGGCGGCGTCAGGTACGTGTTGGCCCCCGCCATGCTGCCGAAGTGCTCCTGCAGGATGGAGAGGAACTGCCAGACAGTGGAGGAGAAGGCCTGGGGGCTGAGGAGCCGCAGGGAGCAGCCGTTCTGGTAGAAGTCCCAGACGACGgcaggcagggccgggccggccgggtTGTGCGTCTCCCGCACGCCGTCGGCATAGCTGGTCACGTCCAGGTGGGTCCCAAAGTGCACCCGGCCGCTTCGCAGGGCGGCGTCGAACTCGGCCGTGGAGAAGAGCCCCGTGTAGTAGCCGGGGTCGCCCCGCCGCACCAGCAGCGGCGCCTGCTCCCAGTGCCGCCCCAGGAACTCTGCCGGCGCCACCGGGGCCACCAGCCAGCGGAACAGCTCGCCCGCCCGCTGCCGGCTGTCCTCCAGCCGCCCCAGCCGCCGCAGCAGCCCCACCACGCCGCCCTCCCCCGTGGGCCGCGGGCCGCAGCCGCtcgccgcggggccgcgcctCCGCTTCGCTTCAGGTCCGCCGCCCGCCGCCTTGGCCGGCTCTGCCTCCGCCTCCGCCTGGCTGGGGGGCGCGGCAGCGCTCGGCGGCGGCTGTGGCTGCGGCGGTGGCGGAGGCTCCGGCTGCGGGCCGCTGCCTCCCGCCTCGCCGCGCCTCGGCCGCGCCTTGGCCCGCCTGCCGCCCGCGGGCGGCGGCTTCCCGCGGCCGCGCCGCTCCAGCCGCCCGGCGCCCGCCACCCGCCGGTACACCGAGAGCGCCGAGAGCCGCCCCAGCCGCCGCCGCAGCTCctccgcgccgcccgccgccatGGCCGCTCGCACCGCCCCGCTTCCGCCGGGGCCTGTGCGTGCGGGTGCGCCCGGGAGCGTCCCGGACGCGGGATTTCCGTGGAGACGGGCCCCGCGCGTCTGCCCGCGGAAGGGAGTTCTGCGTGTGTAGCTGTGACGCCGTATAAGACAGAAAGTCTTACATTTTGCCACCATGTGCGATTAAAACGGGCCGGGCTTATTTCCTTCCCGCGCCACGAAAAAGTACAGGCGAGGCGGTTCCGCTAGGAACTGATGTGCGCGGCTCCGTTCCCCGCCCGGAAAGCTTCCTGCTGGAAGGGCGCTCGGCACGTGCAGAGAGGGTCCGTTCAGAGCCGCCCCCCGCGGGCGTGCTGCTGGGCAGCGCGCAACGGCTCTGCAGCCTAGTGAGGCGAGATGAGGTAAAACCTATTTCGTAAGGTTCTCTTGTGCAAGGAAGAGAATTCCAGGCCGGACGGAGGCAGCGCTGCTGTGCCACCCCTCTTCCTTGCCAGGTCAAAGGCCACATCCTTGCAAACGAGCCCCAAAACAAGAGGCAGGCCTGGCCTGTAGCACGGGTGTTTTTTGCCAAATCCACTAACAGCCTAATAACCGGGGCAGACCTTTAttctctctccatctctctccTAAGCCTGAAGCTTCTCAGAAGGACAGTGTCCTTCCCAGAGGAAGCTTTGCCGGAGGGTAGGAGGACAGACCAGCAAGACAGCTTGACGGCACACATGAAAAACTTCAGGGGTTTGTATTGCCAGGCTGTGTTGATGCTTTTTCTGATCAAAACCAAGCTTCAGTACGAGAAATTCACTATGCAATACTCCTGTGAGAAGAATCTCTGATGGACTCTCGTAATTCATGGGAATGGATTTTGCATGAGAATTTAATCTCTGGAGACTGCTGTGGGTCTAAAGCATTTAACTGGAGCAATTACCCAGGTGTGCCCTGGTTCACGCGGGTGTTACTAGCCTCTCACCAACGTCTGTCGGCTTCATGCAGTATGTTAAATAAGCAGCTAACACGCACCAGGCCTATGCAGATGCattggggggggcgggggggggggggggcacttTGCATACCGCGCCTAAGACACGacactgaaaagcagattttcacCTCTTTTAACTTTGCCATTGCCAAGGTTTCAACCCAGACCTACATGTCAGTTTTTACCAGCATTCAGGAGCAGAAATCATTAGGCCTAATGAGGATGAGTTCAGCTGTTCAGTCTTAATTCTGGAACAGATGCAGATATCATAGAAGTTTAAGGTTTTTTGATTGCCTTAAAAACACATTATCAGCCTCACATCCTGTCACTGTGCTATAAGCAGGCAAGACCTATTTTGTATGTATGTAGTAACaactattttcattttggaggTATTTTCCTGACAGACTTCTGGCGGCACAGGCTTTGCAGCCAAAGCTGTGGGAAATGCAACAGCACCAGCAAATTGTCCTGTTTGTACCGTGATGGTTTTTAGCTAAAGGAGCCGATTTTAGACGTGCGTAGGCAACGCTTTAGCCTCCGATTTAACGTCTTGAACGTTTTTGGCTTTGCCAGCAGGTGGCAGAGGCCGATCAGCGCTCTGCGGTGGGAAACGCGTGGAAGGGGTATGACATTCTGGCAAGATGATTGGTGTGGATGGGGTTTAAAAAGAGGGAAGTGCAAGTAGCCTGTGCGTGCATGTGCAGactggaagagaagggaagggtgaACTCTCTATTTTAATCCattctttgttttcccaaggTTAAACCCTGCTTACCAGAATAATCTTATCAGCTGAAACCGTTTCAACGGAACTGGGCCCTTAACAAAACCGAGATGCAGGCGCTTTGAAATATGGTAGCAGTTAGGCTATTGTATGCTTTAATTATACATAAGCGTGGCTAAATAGGCTTGGGAGGGGTAAGACCTTTGAAAAATCTGGGTGTCTGGGCTGTTATTTGTGTTACTGTTTAATTTACTGGAGTGCAACTGATCTTTCTCAGAGGAAGCTGGCCACTGTACACAGAGCCTGACCTGAGTTACATCAGAATATCTGTAATGACTGCAGCAAAGCTATTCTGGATATTTACCAGTACGGCAAACTCAAAGTCTCATTTTCTGATCTTCATATGGATGTCACTTTCTACCACCAATAGACAGATGATTGACactggataatttttttttctttttttgatgtgTAACAAAGTCTCAGAGTGAAGAACACAGTGGAAAATAATTGCAGTGAAATCTctataacaaaaaaatgtttcttttgacaATTTAGCCTCTCTAATAGTAAATGCTTTCAAGAATGAAgaatgtttctatttttctgcaCCACTCAAGAAAGGGTTTTGACCTAAGGCAAAAAGAGAGAGCTTCAGTATCAGTTACAGAGTACTCAGATGGTTGTCTAGGAATAGCCACAAGGCCTACACACGCTGTTTTCATTCATTGTCCAATATTTCAAGGGAATTTGTTGTAAAGAAAGAACAGTGTCATGTACAGTTCTTTAAATAAGTAGCACAGATCTCTGAATGATTAGGtggtccccagctgctgcttacATAGGCAGAGTAGCAACTGGAGGCTcaattaaatttcttaattaGAATTTAGCACAGTTACTCAGATTTTATGAGCATATAAGCTGCATTGCCAAAAGCCACACGTGTTTTATTTAAGAGGACATATAAAATGCGGTGAGTACAACTTATTAAAGAGCCACAAGtgacttcaaaagaaagaagtaaatggCACCTCAAAGAGATGTAGGGTTCATTTGATATTTTAACCTTCTGCTGTTCCCTGTTCAAATAATGGAAATCTCAAGTTTAAGGAGCAGTTTGGGTaaggcctgatcctgcaaagCTACAAGCAGTCTTCACTAATGAATGGAAAGGGCAAAATCCTTTGCGATTATCTGCGTATTGGATACTCAGTTGTTCACCACCATGCAAACTGCCCAGTACTTTCTCTGTGTTCCTGGCAAACCATTAATGTAAACCAGTCACTTTTAGAAAGTTAAACTCGGTTTAATCCCTTTCCTCTTTATTACTTTGCTGGCAACCTTCCTTTTGCACTGTCAGTTTTGTTCTTGAGCCAAAAGCAATACACagtaaggaaaaagaacatttcaacCCTTTGTTAACAGGTTGCCTTAGCTGACAGTCTTTCTCCTACAGTCTAGTGACATCCAGTATGTCATCGCTGGAAGGACACTGGGCTGGATTGTGAAGCCTACTCCTCGTTGTGAAAGCTATAAAGTTCACTGCCAGATAACAAGACTGAAAGCTAATTCAGGAACTGTTTCTCAAGAGCCATCCTCTGCCCCTCCTAATCAGAGTGAATACACTCACTCACTGAAGCATCTCTTGGCAGAGATTTTGGCTTCTCTCCAGCTGTTTCTCTCTTCTGAGGGATTTTCTTATTCACTGAATGGTTGTGGTCTTTAATCCTGGTTATCTTGTACACAGAGCCCCACTGAGAAAAGAAGCCTTCCCTGCCATGGAACAGTCCAACTGAaacaaatttataaaaataataattacaagaTCCAGTCCTCCCTATGCAATTATCTTTTTGGAGGGATTTGGAAgcacagacattttcttttgtcctgtATGACACTAAAATACATACTTCATAAGTTAAAGCTGAATTTACAGAATGTGTTTGAGTAGGACCCTTGACTGAACTTACTCACCCCCTTGAAGAGGCATGCGtactttgaaagcattttgaaatacttttacGAGGGGTTTTGTGCTCTTAATAGACACATCTAGCATTTGGTAACATTGAGCAGATACCATCTGCAGTGACTCTGTAGGCAGTGACTAAACACAAAGCTGCAGACTCCAAGGCTCCAGTCTCCTTGCGTTTCAGCAGGAGAAGTAAATGGCCATGTGGGGGAAATCCCCATTCTAAAATGGAAGCAAAGAGAACCTGAATTAAGTATTTGCCCTGTAGGATTAACCATATCTAGACAGTTGAGATAGAAGGTATAGTCAAGCTGTAAAACATGGTTCCCTAAGAAGTATGTGTGTCTTGTGCTAGAGAATATtcttctgctctgcacagcccaTGGCTCTTGACAAGCTGTTTGCGTGATGCTTTTCCAtggaagaaagattttaaagcatTCTTGCTATTTGCATCCTTTCTGTATTAATGATGGCAACTGCATAGCTTTgcttattaaatatatttatgccCACTATTTCAAAATGAACACCTAGCTGTGCTAACATATAGCATCACCATTCAACATTTccttcttgtttcttcttttcaggaGCCTTGCAAAAgacctttttatttcctataaAAGTTGCCTATACTGAAGTTCTCTGAAGTACTCTGAAACTGCTTGCTCATCTCTGATGCAGCACTACCAAGATGGAAATATCAGGCAAACAGGATGTCTTGGTTTAGCAAGCATATTGTTCAGGTCTGCTCAGAGCATGATAGGAGAAAGCCTGTGTGGTATTTGCTGATTTGCTTCCCGTAGTAGATTTGTATCACTACTAGACAATATGGCACCTTCTGGAAGtaattttgaacattttcagtGCTCATCCACGCACACGAACTCCCACTGTTTTGCCTGTATTGTCAAAAAGATGGAATTCCTCTTGGGTAAGCACAGTTACAGCAGCATAAAAATGCTTGTGTTGTAGTGTTTATACTAGTATGGCTTGTTCCTAGAAGGGATATTATTATGGTGTGATTAGAGAAGGGAGATTTAATCACTGACATTGTTTTAGATAGCCAGTAGGGGAGAACACTGTTAAGCCTCCAGGTATCTGCAATGAGGATAATGAGTTTGCATTATCAGGAGTGTGTGTGTAATACACTCTCAGGTCCTTAGGGAATAGCGTAGTATCCCGCCATCCTGCTGAGACAGGAAGGATCTTGGTTAGAAAGGCACTGCTGACAGGAGTAAGTGGGCATGACAGGAACAGAACACCCATGGCCG comes from the Falco cherrug isolate bFalChe1 chromosome 7, bFalChe1.pri, whole genome shotgun sequence genome and includes:
- the LOC114016353 gene encoding acyl-coenzyme A thioesterase 6-like, with translation WGFPPVLQVKGPGVGLLGCSKGADLCLTMAAFLKNITAVVSLNGPVAVTIYPLCYKDKTIPALPIDEQQVKIIDSNLLDYSDIPADAFQAPGNQSLIPLEKTEAQLLFIVGQDDHVVKSEYYATEACKLLQAQGKENFQILSYPGTGHCFDPPFFPLYSIGSHPIFHKRAVLGGELRAYSKAQAHSWPRIQAFFNRYLNDN
- the RIOX1 gene encoding ribosomal oxygenase 1, whose protein sequence is MVAKCKTFCLIRRHSYTRRTPFRGQTRGARLHGNPASGTLPGAPARTGPGGSGAVRAAMAAGGAEELRRRLGRLSALSVYRRVAGAGRLERRGRGKPPPAGGRRAKARPRRGEAGGSGPQPEPPPPPQPQPPPSAAAPPSQAEAEAEPAKAAGGGPEAKRRRGPAASGCGPRPTGEGGVVGLLRRLGRLEDSRQRAGELFRWLVAPVAPAEFLGRHWEQAPLLVRRGDPGYYTGLFSTAEFDAALRSGRVHFGTHLDVTSYADGVRETHNPAGPALPAVVWDFYQNGCSLRLLSPQAFSSTVWQFLSILQEHFGSMAGANTYLTPPGTQGFAPHYDDIEAFVLQLEGKKHWRVYSPRKDAEVLPRFSSTNLTQAELGKPVLETVLEAGDMLYFPRGFIHQGDCLPDAHSLHITVSSYQRNTWGDLLEKLLPAALQMALEEDVEYRQGLPMDYLGYMGVANSDVADARRTAFMEKVQSLIKKLVDYAPIDAAVDQRAKSFLHDSLPPVLTQSEKVQSVYGFPARWQDGGPCNVDILITKDTEVRLLRHGIIRLCNEEAGVMLYYTTENSRVYHKEEPKFLELDPEYTDSIEFLLSSYPNHVSVDTLPCETLEDKISLATLLFEKGILTTKKPLVQV